A genomic stretch from Lathyrus oleraceus cultivar Zhongwan6 chromosome 2, CAAS_Psat_ZW6_1.0, whole genome shotgun sequence includes:
- the LOC127117903 gene encoding ABSCISIC ACID-INSENSITIVE 5-like protein 2, with amino-acid sequence MGIQTMGSQSNGQQSHLQANQLVKQNSWYGLTLDEVNNLLGDLGKPLGSMNLDELLQNVWTAEGNKVVGIESEHVPSSSSSLQRQASMTLARALSGKTVDDVWREIQHGQKKQYGDAEKIVDGEMTLGDTTLEDFLVQAGLFAGGSVSSTVELDAMDIVIPQSFQPKTGLLSSSSVSSMSDTKPGRRRDTSDAYEKALERRLKRKIKNRESAARSRARKQAYHNELVTKVTRLEQVNIQLKKEKEFEQGLPPEPSPEPKYRLRRISSALF; translated from the exons ATGGGGATTCAAACAATGGGTTCTCAAAGTAACGGGCAACAGTCTCATTTACAGGCTAATCAGTTAGTTAAGCAAAATTCATGGTATGGTCTTACTCTTGATGAGGTTAACAATTTACTCGGAGATTTGGGGAAGCCGTTAGGGAGCATGAATCTCGACGAGCTTCTTCAAAATGTATGGACTGCGGAAGGTAATAAGGTTGTAGGGATAGAGAGCGAGCACGTTCCGTCTTCGTCGTCGTCGCTTCAACGTCAGGCTAGTATGACGTTGGCTCGTGCTTTGAGTGGGAAGACGGTGGATGATGTATGGAGAGAGATTCAGCATGGTCAGAAGAAACAATATGGCGACGCCGAGAAGATTGTGGATGGAGAAATGACTCTCGGTGATACAACGTTGGAAGATTTTTTAGTACAAGCGGGGCTTTTCGCTGGAGGTTCTGTTAGTTCGACGGTGGAGTTGGATGCGATGGATATAGTTATTCCTCAGAGTTTTCAACCGAAAACAGGCTTGTTATCCTCTTCTTCTGTTAGTAGTATGTCAGATACGAAACCAGGTCGCAGAAGGGATACCTCGGATGCATACGAGAAGGCTCTCGAAAGGAGGCTGAAAAGGAAAATCAAGAATAGGGAGTCTGCCGCGCGTTCGCGGGCGAGAAAACAG GCTTACCATAATGAACTTGTTACCAAGGTTACTCGACTAGAACAAGTAAATATTCAGCTCAAGAAAGAGAAG GAGTTTGAGCAGGGGCTACCACCGGAACCATCACCTGAACCAAAATACCGTCTTCGAAGAATAAGTTCTGCCCTTTTCTGA